AGGAATCAAGACGAAAAATGAGTACCAGTTGACCGACGGAATAGCATTAATGATCCAAAGAGGCGAGGAATTTCAGGTAGTAAAAATCAAGAACTGGTTTGACTGTGGCACTCCCGAGGCCCTGATTGAAACCAATCGCCATCTCCTTAAAAAAAATCATCATCGTTCCCGTCAGCCAAAGGCAAAGATTATTACCCCGGTCTATATCCCGGAATCTGCCGAAATCATTAATTCGATCATCGGTCCCTATGTCTCTATCGGCGAAGGAGTAAAGATAAAAAATTCCATAATCAGGGATTCAATAATCAATAATCATACCGTGATTGAAAATGCAATCCTTGAAAACTCCATAATCGGGCAACACGCGGTCATCCGGGGAAGTTTTAAAAGATTGAATGTGGGCGAATCTTCAATTCTTGAATTTCCATGAAACTCTTCTTGCTTCTGCTTCAAATTTTAGCAATCGATTTAAATCCTCCGGAAGTCCAGGAGCTCATCCAATCTGGGCTCAAATTTGCATACATAGAGAGATTTGATAGTGCAGCTTTCTATTTCGGCAAGGTGGTGGAGCTATATCCAGAAAATCCGGCAGGATATTTTTTCAAATCCGCTTTATTACAATTGAAGATGATGGATGGTTGCCATTTTCGCGATGAAAAAGAGTATTTAGATTTAATAAAAAAAGTTCGTATGCTCTGCACCGGTATTTTAGAACAAGAAGAAAATCTCTGGGCAGAATTTTATCTTGGCTCCAGTTATGCCTACCAGGCAGTTTATGAAGGACTGAAAAGGAATTATCTGGAAACTTTTAATTATGGTGTAAAAGGGGGGCGAATTCTTCAAGGAATAATAAAAAAGGATTCTTCTTTCTATGATGCTTATCTGGGCGCCGGAACCTATGAATATTTCTGGGCTCGGGCAAGTCGTTATCTCCCTTTTTTAAAACTCACGGATGGCAATGTGGAGGAGGCATTGAGAAAATTGCATCTGGCCGCTGAAAAGAGTATATATTCAGGACCCACTGCACGTAATTCTTTAGCCTTTATTTACGGTGAGGAAAAAAGATTTGATATCGCCACGCTCATCATCGATAGCCTCCTCGCTGAATATCCAGAATCCAAAACTTTCCACTGGAACAAAGCAGAATTAGAATTCAAGAAAAAAAATTATGAAGTGGCTTTGAGAAATTACGAGTGGCTTTTTTGCCAATATCTTGACAACACCAATTACTCTAATTTAGCCCAGTGTAAATTATACATCGGGAAATGCCATTATGAGTTAAAAAACCATACCGAAGCAAAAAAAGCTTTGAAAGAAGTTATCGGCTACAAAAAGTATCAGGACCAATATCCCTTGATAAAAGATTACCTCCGTGAGGCATACAATCTTTTGAGCAAAATTCTTTATTAAAATTAGCGTCTCATAATTTATGAAAAAACTCTTGCTCATATCCTATTACTGGCCTCCCTGTGGTGGTCCGGGTGCGATCAGGCCGGTCAAATTTGCCCGGTACCTTTCTCACCATGGTATTATTCCCATAGTGCTTACGCGCCGAAATATTGCCTACCACGCCCTGGATCCGGAATTGGGGAAAGAGGTGGAGGATGTCATTGTTTATCGGACCGAATCTTTTGATCCGGCGCGGATTTTATATTGCTTGGGAATGAAAAACTATCGTCCCCAAAAATGGCAGATACCAATAAAGAAGGGACTAAATTTTCCAGATAATAAGGTAGGGTGGATTCCCTTTGCATATTCGGCAGGATTGAAGATCTCCTTCGATTACATCTTTGTCACCGCACCCCCTTTTAGTGCGTTTATTACCGGCTACATGCTCGCGAAACGGACCAAAAAACCTTTAATCCTTGATCTCCGCGATGCCTGGCTGGAATTTCCCTTCCTACCTTATGAAAATCGAATCCAGCAGATGTTCGTCCTTTACTGGGAAAGAAAGACGCTCACTGCTGCGGCTTTGATTATCACCGTAAGCGAACGGATAAAAAAATCCCTCCTGGACCGTTATCCCAGTTTAGAAAACAAGACCTATGTCCTGCCGAATGGTTATGATCCAAGCGATTTCAATGAGCTATCTTTTCCTGAAAAATTCACCATCTCCTACCTCGGGACGATCCGAAAAGAAAGAAATCCTGAGCCATTTTTAATTGCCCTTAAAAAATTCATGGATGAAAACGCCCTAAAGACTGATAGTATTGAGTTAAAGTTTATCGGACATATTGAAGAAGAATACAGAAAATTAATTAATAAATACTCTTTCGCCCGAATCCTCGGACACCAACCCTATCATCAAGCATTAAAGGAATTCTGCCGCGCCCATGTTGCCTTGATGATTACCACCGGCGCTGATTTTTTCTTTCCCAGCCGGCAAAATGAATATCTGGCAAGTGGGCTGCCCATAATCTCCTGCGGACGGTCCGAGGGGCTTTTTATTTTAAACCAAGCCGCAAAAGATAATTATCCAGTTAAATTTTTTGCTTACGATGATATTGATGGGATGAAAGAAGGGATAAAAGATCTCTATATAAAGTTTAAAAAAAATGAAATCATCCGCAAGCCGCATCCGAATTTAGAATATACTCGACAAAATCTCACTGCCCGTCTCGCCACATTGTTGAGAAGTATTGACAAAGATTAAAAAGTAAATATAATAGAACTTAGCCAATTTAGAAAGGAGATGAGATGTACGGAGTGATCTTCGCCTTACACGTGCTCATTTGCATCTTATTGATCATTGTGGTCCTACTCCAGCAGACGCGAGGTGCGGGTATGTCAAGTGTCTTTGGTGGTGGAGGTTCAGATTCGCTCTTTGGCGGAAAAGGTGCAACACCGTTCTTCATTAAACTAACCTCCGGATTGGCTGTGGCTTTTTTTCTCACTTCTCTCTTCCTCGTGCTTCTTTCCCGGCGGCCCCTGGCTAAAACTGCCGTGGAAAAGGGTCTGGAGACCGAAATCCCAGTAGCACCTGCCAGCCCAATTCCGGAAGAACCAGCACCCTCATTACCCCAAGAAGGAGGTGAGTAATGTTTGCGGTCATCAAGACCAATAGCCACCAATATGTGGTCGCAAAAGGTGATAGAATCGTCATACCGGCTTTGCTTGGTGAATCGGGAAAAGAGATTGCCTTTGATAAAATTTTGATGATAAAGGATGAGCAGGGTGTTGTATTGGGAAAACCTTATATTGAAGGTGCGGTGGTGAAGGGTGTGATAAAAAAAACTGGTAAGATGCCGAAGGTTATCGTCTATAAATTTATCCGTCGGGAAAACTATCGCCGCAAAAAGGGACATCGCCAACAGTTCACCGAAGTGGAGATCACGGAGATAAAGAGATAAGGAGGTATCATGGCACATAAAAAAGGCACGGGTTCAGCCAAAAATGGTCGGGATTCCGAAGGCAAAAGGCTGGGGGTAAAAAGATTTGATGGACAGATTGTAAATACCGGTGAAATCATTATTCGCCAGCGGGGAACTCGTATCCACCCGGGGTTAAATGCAGGGATGGGCAAAGATTATACCATTTATGCCCTCACCCGGGGACGTGTAAAATTTGGCTGGACCAAGGGTGGGAAAAGAATTGTATCAATTATACCCCTCACCGCCTGATAGCTCTTTATAACTGAATCAGTTTTTTACAAGAAATCGGGCTAAATGTATCAAATTTTCTTGACAATTTTAAAAATATATGTATCATTTTACATATGGCGAAGTGGGTTAAGGCTAAAAGATTGAGTGTCTTCACCTCCAATCCCTATGCGGGCAATCCGGCATGGGTGGTGATGGGTGCGGATGATATTAAAGATGAAGATTTAAAGTTACTTGCCAACGATTTAAATCCGGTTTCGGATACTGCCTTTGTGCTCTCGGAACAAACCCACGAAGCCGATATTTATCTCCGTTTCTTTACCGGATCCGGAGAAATCAATTTTTCTGGACATGCCTCAATTGCGGCATATTTTGCGTTGAGCGGCGAGAATATTTTGAATTTAAAAGAGCCGGAGACGACGGTGCGCCAGCGCACCAAGGCGGGTATACAAATCGTCGACTTACGAGTAAAGGATAATAAAATAACCCGCGCCACCATGACCCTTGCCAAACCCAATTATCTGGATATTGAAGTTAATCCAGTTCAGTTATCCAGAATCTTAGGTATAAGTCAACATGACCTTTTGGCGGCCAATCTCCCCTTTGATATCATCTCAACTGGTTATTATGATTTGATCGTGCCAATAAAATCTTTGGAAATAATGAAGAATATCAAACCCGATTTTACCTTCATGAATAATTTCTGTATCCGCTTGGGGATCCATGGTATAATCGTCTTCTGCATGGAGACATTTGAACCCGGGGATACTGTATTTATGAGACACTTCGCTCCGGTTGTAGGTATCAACGAGGACCCGATTTCGGGTGCGGCTGCAGGAAGTGTTGGCTGTTATTTGATAAGAAAAAATCTCATTGAACCGAGCAATTTTTCAAGGATTATTGTGGAGCAGGGTTATCTCCAAAATCGGCAGGGGAAAGTCTATGTTCATGTGGAATGCAGTCGCGATCAAATCTACCGGGTAAAAGTAGGAGGGAATGCTGTTTTAACATTTACAGGCTATATACTTGCTCCTTAAATCGATCCGATCGCCTTACTGAAATTAACTTTGTCCTTTTTTAGTGAGGTATTTTATAAATATCCGGACGATTGCTGGATCAAACTGGGTTCCAGCATTCGCTTTTAATTCCTGAATCGCCTCTTCCTTGCTCAGGGCGTTCCGGTAAGGTCTTTTGGAGGTCATCGCATCATAGGCATCAGCCACGGCGATAATCCGGGCAATGATCGGTATCTCGCTTTTTTTTAAGCCCTCGGGATAGCCTGAGCCATTGTAATGTTCATGGTGATGTTTCACTCCGCTCAGGGCTTCAATTAACTCATTGAATCCCGCAAGCAT
Above is a genomic segment from candidate division WOR-3 bacterium containing:
- a CDS encoding tetratricopeptide repeat protein — encoded protein: MKLFLLLLQILAIDLNPPEVQELIQSGLKFAYIERFDSAAFYFGKVVELYPENPAGYFFKSALLQLKMMDGCHFRDEKEYLDLIKKVRMLCTGILEQEENLWAEFYLGSSYAYQAVYEGLKRNYLETFNYGVKGGRILQGIIKKDSSFYDAYLGAGTYEYFWARASRYLPFLKLTDGNVEEALRKLHLAAEKSIYSGPTARNSLAFIYGEEKRFDIATLIIDSLLAEYPESKTFHWNKAELEFKKKNYEVALRNYEWLFCQYLDNTNYSNLAQCKLYIGKCHYELKNHTEAKKALKEVIGYKKYQDQYPLIKDYLREAYNLLSKILY
- a CDS encoding glycosyltransferase — its product is MKKLLLISYYWPPCGGPGAIRPVKFARYLSHHGIIPIVLTRRNIAYHALDPELGKEVEDVIVYRTESFDPARILYCLGMKNYRPQKWQIPIKKGLNFPDNKVGWIPFAYSAGLKISFDYIFVTAPPFSAFITGYMLAKRTKKPLILDLRDAWLEFPFLPYENRIQQMFVLYWERKTLTAAALIITVSERIKKSLLDRYPSLENKTYVLPNGYDPSDFNELSFPEKFTISYLGTIRKERNPEPFLIALKKFMDENALKTDSIELKFIGHIEEEYRKLINKYSFARILGHQPYHQALKEFCRAHVALMITTGADFFFPSRQNEYLASGLPIISCGRSEGLFILNQAAKDNYPVKFFAYDDIDGMKEGIKDLYIKFKKNEIIRKPHPNLEYTRQNLTARLATLLRSIDKD
- the secG gene encoding preprotein translocase subunit SecG; protein product: MYGVIFALHVLICILLIIVVLLQQTRGAGMSSVFGGGGSDSLFGGKGATPFFIKLTSGLAVAFFLTSLFLVLLSRRPLAKTAVEKGLETEIPVAPASPIPEEPAPSLPQEGGE
- the rplU gene encoding 50S ribosomal protein L21, giving the protein MFAVIKTNSHQYVVAKGDRIVIPALLGESGKEIAFDKILMIKDEQGVVLGKPYIEGAVVKGVIKKTGKMPKVIVYKFIRRENYRRKKGHRQQFTEVEITEIKR
- the rpmA gene encoding 50S ribosomal protein L27, producing MAHKKGTGSAKNGRDSEGKRLGVKRFDGQIVNTGEIIIRQRGTRIHPGLNAGMGKDYTIYALTRGRVKFGWTKGGKRIVSIIPLTA
- a CDS encoding PhzF family phenazine biosynthesis protein, with product MAKWVKAKRLSVFTSNPYAGNPAWVVMGADDIKDEDLKLLANDLNPVSDTAFVLSEQTHEADIYLRFFTGSGEINFSGHASIAAYFALSGENILNLKEPETTVRQRTKAGIQIVDLRVKDNKITRATMTLAKPNYLDIEVNPVQLSRILGISQHDLLAANLPFDIISTGYYDLIVPIKSLEIMKNIKPDFTFMNNFCIRLGIHGIIVFCMETFEPGDTVFMRHFAPVVGINEDPISGAAAGSVGCYLIRKNLIEPSNFSRIIVEQGYLQNRQGKVYVHVECSRDQIYRVKVGGNAVLTFTGYILAP